The Grimontia kaedaensis genome has a window encoding:
- a CDS encoding serine/threonine protein kinase — MVAKLKFKKNRNVGNWKLIEKLGAGGNGDVWKVKNKDDEYFALKALKNIDDVTFKRFSIEEAVLRKVEIEGVIKILDSFIPETKAGGTPWFVMPLAKPFDKYIEDKTPLNIANDFVTLARSLNELHDLDIAHRDIKPENLLFLNERLVFTDFGLVKYPKRESITPKKRDVGAKFTMAPEMRRYAYEADGKSADVYSFAKTLWIALSGEERGFDGQYIANSILGLKNYHSELYLTSLDQLLTKATDNNPEARPSISSFITDLEKWIALNKDFEERNLTEWFELQEKLFPLGTPERTTWTDTNSIVQVINELSKARSLNHMFFPNGGGHTIIGASIAKEEGFIALHVSEKMVELINPKKLTYESFGVDPSWDYFRLESNEIDPTGIPNTLDYKGISEELTEVYPGVYSDYTSWEYHEFEGNPLPDSARRAQRFLNGSFVFFCTSSIYNRLSGKYDAYNAGHNSISEDEFRAFIKQGAEYVASQKTA; from the coding sequence ATGGTGGCAAAACTGAAATTCAAGAAAAATCGAAATGTAGGGAATTGGAAACTCATTGAAAAGCTTGGTGCAGGTGGTAATGGTGATGTATGGAAGGTGAAAAATAAAGATGATGAGTATTTTGCTTTAAAAGCTTTAAAAAATATTGATGATGTAACATTTAAGAGATTTTCGATTGAAGAAGCCGTTCTCAGAAAGGTTGAAATTGAAGGTGTTATAAAGATATTAGATTCATTTATACCAGAAACTAAGGCTGGCGGAACCCCATGGTTTGTAATGCCTTTGGCAAAGCCTTTTGATAAATATATAGAAGATAAAACACCGCTTAATATTGCCAATGACTTCGTCACATTGGCGAGAAGTTTAAACGAGCTTCATGATCTAGATATAGCTCATAGAGACATTAAGCCAGAAAACTTACTTTTTCTAAATGAACGGCTAGTATTTACTGATTTTGGCTTAGTCAAATATCCTAAAAGAGAATCTATTACCCCTAAAAAAAGGGATGTAGGTGCAAAATTTACAATGGCACCAGAAATGCGACGCTATGCTTACGAAGCAGATGGTAAAAGTGCAGATGTATATTCTTTTGCTAAAACACTATGGATAGCTCTTTCTGGTGAAGAAAGAGGCTTTGATGGTCAGTACATAGCAAATAGTATTTTAGGTCTAAAGAACTATCATAGTGAATTATATTTAACTTCGTTAGATCAACTTCTTACTAAAGCGACAGACAATAACCCCGAAGCTCGCCCATCCATTTCTAGTTTTATTACAGATCTAGAAAAATGGATAGCGCTAAATAAAGACTTTGAAGAACGTAACCTAACAGAATGGTTTGAACTTCAAGAAAAGCTTTTCCCGCTAGGTACGCCAGAGCGTACAACTTGGACGGACACAAACTCTATTGTTCAAGTTATAAATGAATTGTCAAAAGCAAGATCTCTCAATCACATGTTTTTTCCAAATGGCGGTGGTCATACAATTATTGGTGCATCGATCGCTAAAGAAGAAGGATTCATAGCTCTTCATGTCAGTGAAAAAATGGTTGAACTTATAAATCCTAAAAAATTAACTTATGAATCATTTGGTGTAGACCCTTCATGGGATTATTTTAGGTTAGAGTCTAATGAAATTGATCCTACAGGGATTCCGAATACACTCGACTATAAAGGCATTTCTGAAGAATTAACAGAAGTTTACCCTGGAGTTTATAGTGATTACACAAGCTGGGAGTATCATGAATTCGAAGGAAATCCGTTACCGGATAGCGCTCGTCGCGCACAAAGATTTCTAAATGGATCTTTTGTCTTTTTCTGTACATCTTCAATATATAACCGTTTATCTGGAAAGTATGATGCATATAATGCTGGACATAATTCAATTTCAGAGGATGAGTTTAGAGCTTTCATAAAGCAAGGTGCTGAATATGTCGCTTCCCAAAAAACTGCCTAA
- a CDS encoding transposase: MTTARASLINVDATPYYHCVSRCVRRSFLCGFDNAQGKCFEHRRGWIEKRLLSLSKAFCIDVCAYAIMSNHYHVVLHINIESAKVLSPFEVAERWLAFHQGPVLIQRFMCGEEMSEAENERCLAFIETWRERLTSISWFMRLLNQYIAAEANREDQCTGHFWEGRFKSQALLDEKALAAAMTYVDLNPIRADIADSPESSEYTSVKARIEALRNDQVNAEDLHVFAGYLRKDQPEGIPFLLLDYLELVDWTGRQVRDDKRGQIDAKLPPLLERLDIEPSLWLRTTSNIEAGNMVGTENAIKAALPLLQRQRVSGIRLPDS; the protein is encoded by the coding sequence ATGACAACCGCTCGCGCCTCACTCATTAATGTTGATGCCACACCTTACTATCACTGCGTATCTCGCTGCGTTCGTCGCTCATTTCTTTGTGGCTTTGATAACGCACAGGGAAAATGCTTTGAACACCGCCGAGGATGGATAGAGAAACGCCTACTCTCATTGTCAAAGGCATTCTGTATCGATGTGTGTGCTTACGCCATTATGAGCAACCATTACCATGTCGTTCTCCATATCAACATAGAGAGTGCGAAGGTGTTATCACCATTCGAGGTGGCCGAGCGGTGGTTAGCGTTTCATCAAGGTCCTGTGCTAATACAACGCTTTATGTGTGGCGAAGAAATGTCTGAGGCAGAAAATGAACGGTGTCTGGCATTCATTGAAACATGGCGAGAACGTTTGACCTCCATCAGTTGGTTCATGCGCTTGCTAAATCAATATATTGCAGCAGAAGCAAACCGTGAAGACCAATGCACCGGTCACTTCTGGGAAGGGCGTTTTAAGAGTCAGGCATTGTTGGATGAAAAGGCGCTGGCTGCCGCGATGACCTATGTTGACCTCAACCCTATACGCGCAGATATCGCCGATTCGCCTGAGTCCTCTGAGTACACGTCGGTCAAAGCCCGAATTGAAGCACTGAGAAATGACCAGGTTAATGCTGAAGACTTACATGTTTTCGCGGGATATCTGCGTAAAGACCAGCCAGAAGGTATTCCCTTTCTGTTATTGGACTATCTGGAATTGGTTGACTGGACGGGCAGGCAAGTGCGTGATGATAAGCGTGGGCAGATAGATGCTAAATTACCACCGTTACTGGAACGCCTTGATATTGAACCCTCACTTTGGCTGAGAACAACCTCAAACATCGAAGCTGGCAATATGGTGGGGACAGAAAACGCCATCAAAGCAGCATTACCGCTTCTTCAGCGCCAGAGAGTCTCAGGAATACGTTTACCTGACAGCTAA
- a CDS encoding ABZJ_00895 family protein — MMTTEQQTDMPLADVKEPKIWHVALLLSLLTILVEVIFYALESYFGPTESSSSFLSTALPCVVAGMYFGQKTERLMSRQSRLLSILLWGGIELIVAAGIMRYFGLTLAEVTAEFGAVFWWIVAILMPLTFIISYFVFKWGEKMGIKNAVKAREKQLAKQQKSE; from the coding sequence ATGATGACCACTGAACAGCAAACCGACATGCCGCTCGCTGATGTCAAAGAACCCAAGATTTGGCATGTTGCCCTTTTATTGAGCCTTTTAACGATACTCGTCGAGGTGATTTTTTACGCGTTGGAATCTTATTTCGGCCCTACAGAGTCGAGCTCTTCTTTTCTTTCCACTGCCCTTCCCTGTGTTGTCGCAGGCATGTATTTCGGCCAGAAAACAGAACGTTTGATGTCGCGTCAAAGCCGTTTGCTGTCGATTCTTTTGTGGGGGGGCATTGAGCTCATTGTTGCTGCTGGCATCATGCGCTATTTCGGCTTAACGTTGGCTGAAGTTACTGCTGAGTTTGGTGCGGTGTTCTGGTGGATTGTGGCCATCTTGATGCCGCTGACTTTTATCATTAGCTACTTCGTGTTCAAGTGGGGCGAGAAAATGGGGATTAAGAACGCCGTGAAAGCCCGTGAAAAGCAGTTAGCGAAGCAACAGAAATCCGAATAG
- a CDS encoding LacI family DNA-binding transcriptional regulator yields the protein MLVKKENARSKKPTVIDVAKRAGVSKSSVSLVIRNAKGVAEATRVRVREAMDEIGYVYNREAAGLRSKTSTLVAIIANDLANPYLAQVIIALEARLDELGLTPIIVNINESLSRQQSIVASLKEYNVCGYLIVPAPDTSAEWMQSLASNGSAIVTMMRQINGGGAPTVMPDNRQGCYMATKHLLALGHRRIAFVGGVESISDYRERRQGFIDAMAEENVAIKDGDILPGSTKRLGGKEFTHQLLDKDDSITAMVCFTDVVAYGVYGALRERNLLPGQDIAVVGFDDLDDSRLLAPSLTTVRVSAESLAHEACRLLGISLESDGEAFQSNHKVLIGVELVVRDSTPDLNDI from the coding sequence ATGTTGGTTAAAAAAGAGAACGCAAGAAGCAAGAAGCCGACAGTGATCGATGTTGCAAAGCGGGCTGGTGTCTCTAAATCGTCAGTGTCACTGGTCATTCGAAATGCGAAAGGCGTGGCTGAGGCAACCCGCGTTCGTGTCAGAGAGGCGATGGATGAGATCGGTTACGTATACAATCGTGAAGCTGCGGGTTTAAGGAGTAAAACGTCCACACTGGTTGCCATCATTGCCAATGACTTAGCCAACCCTTATTTGGCGCAAGTGATCATTGCGCTTGAGGCACGTCTTGATGAGTTAGGCCTGACACCCATCATAGTGAACATCAATGAAAGCTTATCGCGTCAGCAATCTATCGTAGCCTCGCTCAAAGAATACAATGTTTGTGGTTATTTGATTGTCCCGGCTCCCGATACCTCAGCGGAATGGATGCAATCTCTTGCATCGAATGGCAGTGCGATCGTCACCATGATGCGGCAAATCAACGGGGGAGGCGCACCCACTGTCATGCCTGATAACAGGCAGGGCTGCTACATGGCGACAAAACACCTTCTTGCGCTGGGTCACCGACGCATCGCCTTTGTGGGCGGTGTTGAAAGCATCTCTGACTACCGAGAACGCCGACAGGGTTTTATTGATGCCATGGCAGAAGAAAACGTCGCCATCAAAGACGGTGACATTTTGCCAGGGTCTACCAAACGCTTGGGTGGTAAAGAATTCACCCACCAATTACTCGATAAAGACGACTCAATCACTGCGATGGTGTGTTTCACCGACGTGGTCGCTTATGGCGTCTATGGTGCGCTTCGCGAGAGAAACCTGCTGCCTGGTCAAGACATTGCGGTGGTGGGCTTTGATGATTTGGATGACAGTCGCTTGCTTGCTCCCTCGCTAACAACAGTGAGGGTGAGTGCTGAATCTCTGGCGCATGAGGCATGCCGCCTGTTGGGAATCAGTCTGGAATCAGACGGAGAAGCGTTTCAAAGCAATCACAAGGTACTCATTGGCGTAGAGTTAGTGGTGCGCGATTCGACGCCTGATTTAAACGACATATAA
- a CDS encoding YbiU family protein, whose amino-acid sequence MALSKDNLPQQIRNLKATLRQQIPDYKERFKEIQQAVREDVKRIKSLETTGSAIPVYEFSQVQAQGQFSTQQRNAIHQAGCCIIRNTLPTEDVQQKNDELSDYIVGNGYYEQTTDVEDNYFSQLKSDKPQIFGIYWSKPQIWARQHPNMAAARQYLNALWVWQENGETYFDPTKDVTYADRVRRREPGDTTLGLSPHVDAGSVERWLDPSYRKVFEKIFGGDWRSHNAFHGAHRINVEEFPSPAVCSVFRSFQGWLALTSQGQGDGTLKVVPSILTMPYILLRALQDDVPEDDLCGAEPCRALTVSEQWHSDLLEGLVSIPKVNPGDTVWWHPDTIHAVEDQHTGDGYSNVLFIGAAPSCQKNIDYSLKQKAAFLKGESSPDFAAENYEVNYKDRATETDLSALGRQQMGFDV is encoded by the coding sequence ATGGCTTTATCCAAAGACAACTTGCCACAGCAAATCAGGAATTTAAAAGCAACGCTGCGCCAGCAAATCCCTGATTACAAGGAAAGGTTCAAAGAGATTCAGCAAGCAGTGCGTGAGGATGTTAAGCGCATCAAGTCACTTGAAACGACAGGCAGTGCCATTCCGGTTTATGAGTTTTCCCAAGTACAGGCGCAGGGCCAATTTAGTACCCAACAGCGCAATGCCATTCATCAGGCGGGCTGCTGTATCATTCGAAATACGCTGCCTACTGAAGACGTTCAGCAAAAGAATGATGAGCTGTCGGACTACATTGTTGGCAACGGTTATTACGAGCAAACCACGGATGTTGAGGACAATTACTTCAGTCAGCTGAAATCTGACAAACCGCAAATCTTCGGTATCTATTGGTCAAAGCCTCAGATCTGGGCGCGACAACATCCGAATATGGCTGCTGCTCGACAATACCTTAATGCACTTTGGGTATGGCAGGAAAACGGTGAAACCTACTTTGACCCCACAAAAGACGTCACGTATGCAGACCGCGTTCGCCGCCGTGAACCTGGCGATACCACGCTGGGTCTCTCTCCGCATGTGGACGCTGGGTCTGTCGAACGTTGGCTTGACCCAAGCTACCGAAAGGTATTTGAGAAAATATTCGGTGGCGACTGGCGTTCACATAATGCCTTTCATGGTGCACACCGCATCAACGTAGAAGAGTTTCCCTCCCCTGCAGTTTGCAGTGTGTTTCGTTCCTTCCAAGGGTGGCTGGCACTGACGTCACAAGGCCAGGGTGATGGCACCTTAAAAGTCGTGCCTTCTATACTCACCATGCCTTATATCCTGCTGAGAGCGCTTCAAGATGATGTGCCTGAAGATGACTTATGTGGTGCAGAGCCATGTCGGGCGCTCACCGTTTCAGAGCAATGGCATAGCGATCTGTTAGAAGGCTTAGTGTCAATTCCAAAAGTCAATCCTGGTGACACGGTATGGTGGCATCCGGACACCATTCATGCGGTAGAAGATCAGCACACGGGCGATGGGTACAGCAATGTTCTTTTCATTGGTGCCGCGCCTTCATGTCAGAAGAACATCGACTACTCGCTAAAACAAAAGGCCGCTTTTCTGAAGGGAGAAAGTAGCCCTGATTTCGCCGCTGAAAACTATGAGGTGAATTACAAGGACCGAGCCACAGAGACTGACCTCTCTGCGTTGGGTAGACAGCAAATGGGCTTTGACGTCTAA
- a CDS encoding Dabb family protein, which translates to MIRHILLIKFIESATEDQINHIKALFLDVPKKIDGVVSVEWGENDSDENLNKGCTHAVLMTFANQAGREQYLPHPEHDKLKLDFVPLIEDITVFDYSL; encoded by the coding sequence ATGATCAGACATATCTTGCTCATCAAATTTATAGAGAGCGCTACCGAAGACCAAATCAACCATATCAAAGCACTCTTTCTGGATGTCCCTAAAAAAATCGACGGGGTTGTTTCCGTCGAGTGGGGAGAAAACGACAGCGACGAGAACCTCAACAAAGGGTGTACCCATGCGGTACTGATGACGTTTGCAAACCAAGCAGGCCGAGAGCAGTACCTCCCCCACCCGGAGCATGACAAACTCAAACTTGATTTCGTGCCACTCATTGAGGACATCACGGTCTTTGATTACAGCCTGTGA
- a CDS encoding aldo/keto reductase, whose protein sequence is MNVCFQGVNQRVFGTYPLNGDTLTTAVHHAFEAGYRAFDTAQMYGNEASLGEALSKLPVKREALCITTKVHPDNFHDRHFILSVKDSLKALKLQYVDVLMLHWPPADGDIGPSLWMLEQAHRLGLAKHIAVSNYNARMMREVRKTIETPVVTNQVEFHPLLNQEQLLLTATETSIPLSSYCSVARGEIFKHPLFADIAQCYQKTSAQIALRWALQKGVAITTMSTKQENIRANFDVMDFTLSSIEMAKIDALTDTNMRIVTKELSPWAPDWQET, encoded by the coding sequence ATGAATGTGTGCTTTCAAGGCGTTAATCAACGGGTTTTCGGAACCTATCCTCTCAATGGCGACACTCTGACAACGGCGGTTCATCATGCCTTTGAGGCAGGTTACCGCGCGTTCGACACGGCACAAATGTACGGGAACGAGGCGAGCTTAGGCGAAGCATTGTCTAAATTGCCCGTAAAAAGGGAGGCGCTGTGCATTACCACAAAAGTGCACCCTGACAACTTCCATGACCGCCACTTTATACTGTCGGTGAAAGACAGTCTCAAGGCTCTGAAATTACAATATGTTGATGTTCTCATGTTGCACTGGCCGCCTGCAGATGGCGATATTGGCCCATCACTGTGGATGCTGGAACAAGCGCATAGATTGGGGTTAGCGAAGCATATTGCGGTGTCTAATTACAACGCTCGCATGATGAGAGAAGTGCGAAAGACCATTGAAACGCCGGTCGTGACCAATCAAGTCGAGTTCCATCCTCTATTGAACCAAGAACAGCTACTACTGACGGCCACTGAGACCTCGATTCCCCTTTCTTCCTATTGCTCAGTCGCAAGGGGGGAGATTTTTAAACATCCCCTCTTTGCGGATATCGCACAATGCTACCAAAAGACCAGCGCACAAATCGCATTGCGCTGGGCGCTTCAGAAAGGGGTAGCGATTACCACCATGTCTACAAAACAGGAAAACATTCGCGCTAACTTCGATGTTATGGACTTCACCTTATCAAGCATTGAAATGGCGAAAATTGATGCATTAACCGATACCAATATGCGCATAGTGACGAAAGAGCTCTCGCCCTGGGCTCCCGATTGGCAAGAGACTTAA
- a CDS encoding cysteine hydrolase family protein: protein MTKQALIVIDIQNDYFEDGKYPLYQPKETTQKTLEAMARAKDKNIPIIHIQHLVSPELGEGLFFYEGSEGVKIHKDVMAAAPDAPVVTKRHADCFENTNLEDLLQSMGVEEILITGMMTHNCVNHTALSPAAEKYNPKVIEECCCTIDSIAHALAVDSMQVRGIEMLNIQKAFA from the coding sequence ATGACTAAGCAAGCCTTGATTGTTATCGACATCCAAAATGATTATTTCGAAGATGGCAAATATCCGCTTTACCAGCCTAAAGAGACTACACAGAAAACGTTAGAAGCTATGGCTAGGGCGAAAGACAAGAACATTCCGATCATCCACATTCAACATTTGGTTTCACCGGAGCTGGGTGAGGGACTGTTTTTTTATGAAGGCTCAGAAGGCGTCAAAATCCATAAGGATGTGATGGCGGCAGCCCCTGACGCTCCAGTCGTCACCAAGCGCCATGCAGATTGCTTTGAGAACACCAATCTTGAAGACTTGTTACAATCGATGGGCGTGGAAGAGATCCTGATTACAGGCATGATGACCCACAATTGTGTCAACCATACAGCGCTCTCTCCAGCGGCGGAAAAATACAACCCGAAAGTCATTGAAGAGTGCTGTTGCACCATTGACTCTATCGCCCATGCACTAGCAGTCGACTCTATGCAAGTACGTGGTATCGAGATGCTAAACATTCAAAAAGCCTTCGCATAA
- a CDS encoding GlxA family transcriptional regulator, which produces MKNIKIAIVNYPTASQTAVHGLVEAMTIANTLCEQLNASVRFDASINVLEHLDTQQSVRVVVLPPCINDDFYMQENPLLYQYLSSMQQQGALLASACAGAFILAKGGFLDNKFCTTHWRLADSFRSAFPELKLNENAIIVNEGDVITAGGLMAWLDLLFEIVSLYSSPTIAQQLSKEMVVDNGFREQRFYRQFVPNRDHGDELALKAQDYLDANYAEPISVKAIAEHFFVSQRTLQRRFLAAVGHTIIQYLQKLRLHHACQLIELTGKGITEISYEVGYQDISAFRKVFLREFGLTPTEFRKRFSTNRVAAENESAF; this is translated from the coding sequence ATGAAAAACATTAAAATTGCCATTGTTAATTACCCAACAGCCAGTCAAACCGCAGTTCATGGCTTAGTTGAAGCCATGACAATCGCTAATACGCTTTGTGAGCAGCTAAACGCTTCGGTCAGGTTTGATGCGAGCATCAATGTGTTGGAACATCTTGATACGCAACAGAGCGTAAGGGTCGTGGTGTTACCTCCTTGCATCAACGATGACTTTTACATGCAGGAAAACCCGCTCTTATATCAATATCTTTCGAGCATGCAGCAACAAGGAGCTCTACTTGCTTCCGCTTGTGCTGGCGCGTTTATTCTAGCGAAGGGAGGATTTCTGGATAACAAGTTCTGCACCACACACTGGCGATTAGCCGATTCGTTTCGTTCTGCTTTCCCTGAACTGAAACTCAACGAGAATGCGATCATCGTGAATGAAGGCGATGTGATTACCGCCGGAGGTCTGATGGCATGGCTTGATCTACTTTTTGAAATTGTCTCGCTGTACTCTTCACCAACCATTGCTCAGCAGTTGTCGAAAGAAATGGTGGTTGATAACGGATTTCGCGAACAGCGCTTCTACCGCCAATTTGTCCCAAATCGAGACCATGGCGATGAACTTGCTCTAAAAGCACAGGACTATTTGGATGCGAATTACGCTGAGCCCATTTCGGTAAAAGCCATCGCAGAGCATTTTTTCGTGAGCCAGCGAACGCTTCAGAGGCGCTTTTTGGCTGCTGTCGGACATACCATCATCCAATACTTGCAGAAATTACGCCTTCACCATGCCTGCCAATTAATTGAGCTAACAGGGAAAGGGATTACCGAGATTTCTTATGAAGTGGGATATCAAGATATCAGTGCTTTTCGGAAGGTGTTCTTGCGTGAATTTGGCCTGACACCGACCGAGTTTAGAAAACGTTTTAGTACTAACAGAGTCGCTGCAGAAAATGAGTCCGCATTCTAA
- a CDS encoding ethanolamine utilization protein EutC, with amino-acid sequence MVVLNEPEIRDAVVLTSAVVYEMGAAFQSGEASFSCQPPVQQMMLEPLNGLLCVKSFYSADQTHFVVKMAGNYRLDGGGVSQTHGMNALYHSKSGQLHAVLADNGYLTQIRTAAAGGYAVDLLAPENIDVAVIVGTGRQARMQLSALLLVRRPSEIRCFGRSAAGLKGFADWANETHHIDIQCYGDESAALAEADLVITATTSRTPVLHRKVVLGEGKQRDRLIIAMGSDSKEKRELEEALVLESDRWICDDISQSLTLGELKGISEQEIDEVIKPISLEKVGRGAVKGLTICDLTGVAKLDLAISEYCLARVSESALA; translated from the coding sequence ATGGTTGTATTGAATGAACCAGAAATCCGTGATGCCGTTGTTCTGACGAGTGCAGTCGTCTATGAAATGGGGGCGGCTTTTCAGTCGGGGGAGGCCAGTTTTTCCTGTCAGCCTCCGGTCCAACAGATGATGCTGGAGCCATTAAATGGGCTGCTATGTGTCAAATCGTTTTACTCGGCGGATCAAACCCATTTCGTTGTCAAAATGGCAGGAAATTATCGGCTAGACGGAGGCGGTGTCTCCCAAACTCATGGCATGAATGCGCTATATCATTCGAAGTCAGGCCAGTTACATGCTGTGCTTGCTGATAATGGGTATCTTACTCAAATTCGCACTGCGGCTGCGGGTGGGTATGCCGTTGATCTACTGGCACCGGAAAACATCGATGTCGCAGTGATTGTGGGTACTGGAAGGCAGGCGAGAATGCAGCTTTCTGCCTTGCTACTGGTGAGACGCCCGAGTGAAATTCGATGTTTTGGCAGAAGTGCAGCAGGTCTCAAAGGTTTTGCTGACTGGGCAAACGAAACTCACCACATAGACATCCAGTGTTACGGCGATGAAAGCGCTGCATTAGCAGAAGCAGATTTGGTGATCACTGCAACGACCAGTCGCACGCCGGTCCTCCACAGAAAGGTTGTTCTCGGGGAAGGTAAACAGCGCGATCGACTGATTATCGCCATGGGGTCTGACAGTAAGGAAAAACGAGAACTTGAAGAGGCCTTAGTGTTGGAAAGTGATCGTTGGATATGCGATGACATCAGTCAGTCTTTGACTTTGGGTGAGCTAAAAGGCATATCAGAACAGGAGATAGATGAGGTCATCAAGCCTATTTCACTGGAAAAGGTTGGCCGTGGTGCGGTAAAGGGACTGACAATCTGCGATTTAACCGGTGTCGCCAAATTAGACTTAGCGATCTCGGAATATTGTCTGGCAAGAGTCTCCGAATCGGCATTGGCTTAA
- a CDS encoding threonine ammonia-lyase, whose product MNHQMLMDAKRNIAPYMGATPMLSSPLLDKQLKGKALIKADSLCPTGAFKLRGAINAVCCLTNEQKKAGVVAFSTGNHAQAVAYAGQLFGVKSVVIMPKTANAIKIENTRLLGADVVLFDPENETREALAEKYQNEYGMTLIRPYDHPEVIAGQGTSGLEMVDYCLLHQISPDYCYVPASGGGYIAGVSIAISKSFPQCEIVGVESEVSRPWYHSMLNGERTHAAQQRPSICDAILPPHPMPGELTWPIVKGSVSRFVAVSDEEVLTSMKILQSYLGLATEPCGAITLAAALVDDQRLEGKSVICAVSGRNRDFSVNL is encoded by the coding sequence GTGAATCACCAGATGTTGATGGATGCGAAACGAAACATCGCACCTTATATGGGCGCAACACCCATGCTGTCTTCGCCTTTGCTTGACAAACAACTCAAAGGAAAGGCTTTGATTAAGGCGGACAGTTTGTGTCCGACAGGCGCCTTTAAACTGCGCGGCGCGATCAATGCGGTCTGCTGTTTGACCAACGAGCAGAAAAAAGCTGGTGTGGTTGCGTTCTCAACAGGTAATCACGCGCAGGCTGTGGCTTATGCGGGACAGCTATTTGGGGTGAAAAGTGTGGTCATTATGCCGAAGACAGCTAACGCGATAAAAATTGAAAACACACGCTTGCTGGGTGCCGACGTTGTGCTGTTTGACCCGGAAAATGAAACCAGAGAGGCTTTGGCTGAGAAGTATCAGAACGAGTACGGAATGACGCTGATTCGGCCTTATGACCACCCAGAGGTCATTGCCGGTCAGGGGACAAGCGGGCTTGAGATGGTCGACTATTGCCTCCTTCATCAAATCTCTCCGGACTATTGTTACGTTCCCGCTTCTGGCGGCGGCTACATTGCGGGTGTTTCGATTGCTATCTCCAAGTCATTTCCGCAGTGTGAAATTGTTGGCGTTGAGTCTGAGGTTTCGCGACCCTGGTACCACTCCATGCTCAATGGGGAGCGGACACATGCGGCACAGCAGCGCCCTTCAATATGTGATGCTATTTTGCCGCCACACCCAATGCCAGGTGAGCTGACATGGCCGATTGTTAAGGGCAGTGTGAGCCGATTTGTAGCCGTGTCCGACGAAGAGGTGCTCACCTCAATGAAAATACTCCAATCTTATCTGGGGCTTGCTACCGAGCCTTGTGGCGCGATCACACTTGCTGCGGCCTTGGTTGATGATCAAAGGCTAGAAGGCAAAAGTGTCATCTGCGCTGTGAGTGGCCGAAACCGCGATTTTTCCGTGAACCTCTGA
- a CDS encoding LysR substrate-binding domain-containing protein has protein sequence MNALRVFAAVGKYQSIQQAAKTLHISESAVSQQIKNLEERLQVQLIERVGRTIKLTEKGALFYPFIDNGMVCFTEGLDALETLNREKLVTISVIPSMAKWLIHRLPDFKKFHPEIRVRVHSSNIPTNETNTEVDLSLRFGLGNYPGMTTTPILHDKIVIVVAPSLLAEGEGINLSEYALSLPWLGYHAKDIEDVNQAIQRFTDDKTQNISKLASKIDVHDAIFVLEAAISGQGVAVTKHTLALPYLTSSKLHCLFEMPTFTAFRYFIVHPKKRPLSVEAETFQNWLMTALPEDFPELVLRSVDL, from the coding sequence ATGAACGCACTGCGCGTATTCGCAGCAGTAGGGAAATACCAAAGTATTCAGCAGGCGGCTAAAACACTTCACATCAGCGAGTCCGCGGTTAGCCAGCAAATAAAAAACCTTGAAGAAAGGTTACAGGTGCAACTGATCGAGCGGGTTGGCAGAACCATCAAACTTACCGAAAAGGGAGCGCTGTTCTACCCTTTCATTGACAACGGAATGGTCTGTTTTACCGAAGGGCTCGACGCGCTTGAAACCTTAAACCGTGAAAAGCTGGTGACCATTTCAGTGATTCCTTCAATGGCAAAGTGGTTGATCCACAGGCTTCCAGATTTCAAGAAATTTCACCCTGAGATACGGGTTAGAGTTCACTCAAGCAACATTCCCACGAATGAAACCAACACCGAGGTGGATCTCTCTTTGAGATTTGGCCTTGGCAATTACCCTGGAATGACAACAACGCCAATTCTTCATGACAAAATTGTCATTGTAGTTGCACCTTCATTGTTAGCAGAAGGTGAAGGGATAAATCTCTCAGAGTATGCGCTCTCGCTGCCCTGGTTAGGCTATCACGCCAAGGATATTGAAGATGTTAACCAGGCGATCCAGCGATTTACCGATGATAAAACCCAGAATATTAGTAAGTTGGCATCAAAAATAGATGTTCATGACGCTATCTTTGTACTGGAGGCGGCGATTTCGGGTCAAGGTGTTGCGGTAACTAAACATACCTTGGCTCTGCCTTATCTCACCTCATCCAAGCTGCATTGCTTGTTTGAAATGCCGACTTTTACTGCGTTTCGTTACTTCATTGTACACCCCAAAAAGCGCCCGCTGTCTGTAGAGGCTGAAACCTTTCAAAACTGGTTAATGACCGCGCTTCCAGAAGATTTTCCAGAGTTGGTTCTAAGGTCTGTTGACCTTTGA